The DNA sequence TCTCGAAGGTGATGTGCTGGGTCGCGCTCGACCGCGGCATCGCGATGGCCGAGGAGAACGGTTTCGACGCGCCGACGGACCGGTGGAGCGACGTCCGTGACCGAATCAAATCCACAACTCTAGAGAAGGGGTACGACGAAGAGAACGGGTACTTTCTCCAAGCGTTCGGCGACGACGACACCCTCGACGCGGCCGGGCTTCTCGTCCCCGTCGTCGGATTTCTCCCGGTCGACGACGACCGGGTCCAGAATACCATCGATGCGATACAGGCTCGGTTGGCCTCCGATGACGGACTCGTCAAACGGTACGACGGTGACGATGGACTCCCGGGCGAGGAAGGTGCGTTCCTCTGGTGTTCGTTCTGGCTGGTCAACGCGCTAGCCCTTTCCGGTCGCATTCAGGAGGCCGAGGACCTGTTCACCTCGCTCTCGGGGTACGTCAACCACGTCGGACTACTCGCCGAGGAAATCGACCCCGAAAGCGGTTCACATCTCGGTAATTTCCCGCAGGGGTTCTCCCACATCGGTCTCATCAACAGCGCCCTCTATCTGGCTCACGCGAAGGATGGCGGGGAATCGACGACGAAGCCGATGGGGATGAGATTGGGAGACGGTATCTCGCTCGGGAATACGGAGTGAGAAAGATGACCGTTCACCGATGTTCGGGGACGTAACTCGTTGGACGACGATGCAAGAAACACAGACTGCTCTGGGAGGCACTGATGACTGGGAGTGCCGCTAGGACCGAACGGAGTCGAGAACGATGACCCGTCTTGCGGGTCGGCGACGATATGCGGACTCCGACCGACGCTCGCCGGAAGCCGTGGCGGTCAGTCGTCCGCACGAGCGCGTTCGTTGGCGTGACTTCGGAGGGCGTCAGAGAGTGCCGGAACGTCGGCCGAGTCGATTTCGCCCTCTAACTCCGACAACGACTTGGGGTACGTCCGGAGGTCCTTGTGGATGGCGAGACCCGCTCTCGCACCCTGTCCCATGGCCACCGGAATCTGGTTGTGGCCGGGCGTGATATCGCCGACTGCGTGCACGCCCTCGACGTTCGTACGCCCGTGGTCGTCGACGAGGACCGCGCCGTCGGTGTCCAGTTCGACGCCGAGACTCTCGGCCAGTTCGTTGTTGTAGTCCGCACCGTACATGGCGAACCCGCCGGTGTACTCGCGCCGAGACCCGTCGGCGAACTCGAGGCTCTCTAACCACCCGTCACTGTCGTTGTTCACGCCGACGACCTCCGCTTCGACGATATCGACCGGGTGAGCGCGAAGTTGCCTGTCGGTCTCGTCGCTCCACTCGGGTTCGGCGTCGCGTAACAACAAATCGACGTCGTCGGTGAAATTGAGCATTATCATCGCGACGTGGGCGGCGCTTTCGCCGTGACCCATCACGTACACCGACTCGTCGACGAACATGTAGGCGTCGCAGTGGAGGCAGTAATGGAGACCCCGGCCGGTGCGAGGGAGTGGGGGTTCGGGCCGTCCATCGGTAAGTCCAGTCGCGAGGACGACGCGGTCGGTAAACGCCGTGCCAGCGGTCGTTTCGAGGCGGAACTTTCTGGACACCTCTGCCGCATGTTCGACGGCCGTGACGAACGCTTGCCTGTACTCCGCTCCGTAGCCCTCCAACTGGTCGATTGCCGATTCGAGGAGTTCGTTGCCGGAGACGGATTCGGGAATTCCGAGGACGTTGTGCGTGTCCTGCATCATCGCAGCGCGGCCGCCACCGCGGTCGAACACCGCCGTGTCGTGACCGAGACGGGTCGTGTACAGTGCCGAGGTCAGTCCCGCAGGCCCGCCGCCGATGACGACGACGTCGTACTCGGAGTCGGTGTCCGTGTCGTCTGCTTTAGTGGTCATCTCGTGAGTCACCTTCTGTTACTACATTACCTTTGGTTACCCATAAGTATTGGCTAAGCGAGAGGTAAGCGGCTTACCAAACGGAAACGGAGTAACGACACGGCCGGACGATGGTAACGAACCGGTCAGTCGGACTAGGTGAAAGACGAGAGAGTGGAACCTTACGGAACCTGCCCCGGCATCGACCCCTCGGACCACTCGCCAGTCTCGGTCCCACACTCCTTGCATACCGCGACGACGATATCTCCGCTCGACGCATCGTCGTCCGAACGCCGCTCTAATTCCTGGTCTGTCGCCTCACCGCAGTCGGGGCAGTCGCGGAGTTTCACCTGTTCGCCGTACTCCAACGGAGCACCGAAGGCGAACGCTATCACCCGCTCGTCTCCGCGGTTCCATCCGCGTTGGAACTCCCCGGGCGGAAACCGAACGATTTCGCCGGAGTCGACCTCGACGTCACCGTCTTCCGTCTCGAAGGTCGCGGTACCCGATTGGACGTAGAACACCTCCTCTTGCACCTCGTGTCGGTGATACGCGAAAGCGAAGCTATCCCCCGGTTCGAGTTCGTAGTAGTTCATCGCGAAGTCGGTCGCTCCCAGCGGTTCCGTCAGGTGGCGCATCACGGCGGCCGGTTGGACTGCGTTCTCGACGTCCTCGATGCGGACTTTCTCCATACGTCCCGTGATTCGGGTGGGGGTAAAAGAAGAACGGGGTGACGGAACGAGACGTCTCAGTCGGACCTCGTTACTCGGTGGTCGTCTGTTGCTGGCCCGGCGGGGAGTCGTTCGTCCCCGGGACACCTCGGCCCTCGAAGAAGTCGCCGGCCCACTGGCCAATCCAGATGTCTTGGTTCGCCGTATAGAGCGCTTGGGCCGTGGTGAATCGGTCGTTCGACACCGACCACTCGTCGGCGGCGGTGTCGTAGGTGACCTCGGTGTTGTACACCGCGGCCTGCCCGAACTCCCCGCCGGCGTTCTGCGGGAGCGGGAGAGTGAACTCGGCGTCCTCGTTCCGGGACGGCGGGCGCTCGGCGCGCTGGAGTCGCCCGCGGTTGAACGTCTGATTGTAGAAGCTCGCGTACTTCTGCTGTGCACCCTCGATACCGAGCACGGCGTCCGCGGCGTTGACACCGCCGGTGATATCCCCTGCGTCCCGCGCGGTGATAGTGTAGGCTCCGTCACCGGTGCCGTCCGCGAACGTCCCGGCGTCGTCGTCCCAGAGGTCCTGCAGTAGGTACGTGAGGACAGAGCGAGCCGTCTCCTCGTGGGTTACGTTCGGTAGCTGTGACGCCCAGAGCAGGCCCTGTCCGACGACGCCCTGCGTCGCGGCTTGGTTCTTCGACTCGGACCGAACCGTCCCGCTACTCGCGGTTCGCTCCTCGACCGCGCTCGCCAGCGCGTTCGCGTACTCCACCGCGCGCGACCGGAGTCGTTCACTCCCTGCGTGGGTGCCGTACCAGCCGACCGCGCCCAGCATCACGCCGAGGTCCCGAGTCGTTCCCATCTCCAGAATCTTCTCGGGCGGGAACGCCTTCATCGTCGTCTTCGCCAC is a window from the Halorussus sp. MSC15.2 genome containing:
- a CDS encoding NAD(P)/FAD-dependent oxidoreductase gives rise to the protein MTTKADDTDTDSEYDVVVIGGGPAGLTSALYTTRLGHDTAVFDRGGGRAAMMQDTHNVLGIPESVSGNELLESAIDQLEGYGAEYRQAFVTAVEHAAEVSRKFRLETTAGTAFTDRVVLATGLTDGRPEPPLPRTGRGLHYCLHCDAYMFVDESVYVMGHGESAAHVAMIMLNFTDDVDLLLRDAEPEWSDETDRQLRAHPVDIVEAEVVGVNNDSDGWLESLEFADGSRREYTGGFAMYGADYNNELAESLGVELDTDGAVLVDDHGRTNVEGVHAVGDITPGHNQIPVAMGQGARAGLAIHKDLRTYPKSLSELEGEIDSADVPALSDALRSHANERARADD
- a CDS encoding cupin domain-containing protein, yielding MEKVRIEDVENAVQPAAVMRHLTEPLGATDFAMNYYELEPGDSFAFAYHRHEVQEEVFYVQSGTATFETEDGDVEVDSGEIVRFPPGEFQRGWNRGDERVIAFAFGAPLEYGEQVKLRDCPDCGEATDQELERRSDDDASSGDIVVAVCKECGTETGEWSEGSMPGQVP